In one window of Terriglobia bacterium DNA:
- the recQ gene encoding DNA helicase RecQ, with product MSTDAILSTVKRYWGFSELRPLQDEAIRAGLEHQDSLVVMPTGGGKSLCYQVPPELAGRTDIVVSPLISLMKDQVDGLRECGYPAAALYSGMPYSAVRSIEEQIADGHYRLVFVAPERLLTARFLQLIENAGVRAFAIDEAHCISHWGHDFRPEYRQLSELKSRFPRASIHAYTATATERVRQDIVKQLQLRDPAVLVGTFDRPNLVYRIIQRTDDEVQLREILSRHSGEAAIVYCISRKDTERIAGSLVEKGVRAVFYHAGMDAGDRRQAQDKFASEDVDVVVATVAFGMGIDRSDVRVVVHAAMPKSIEHYQQETGRAGRDGLEAECVLLYSAADAMRWESLIEKAAANAEAPEDIIESSRTLLDHMRRLCSGVQCRHRQLSAYFGQSLPDRPCGACDVCLNEVEGLREGTVTAQKILSCVARTGERFGAEHIIDVLLGADTDRIRRWGHQQVKTYGLMQGTERKALTNIVYQLVDGGLLERTPGDRPVLKLNEAAWAVMRGQRPVQLLEPKTKVRKTRFDEESWEGVDRGLFETLRKLRRDIADDRGVPPFVLFSDATLRDLARLRPGSASALLHVRGIGEKKAADLGERFLGALGEYCKSHGLTLNNDVPAKDDRKRTAPSEPRKPNDAKAIAFEMFARGESLQEVAARTERASSTACGYLVEFIKARKVERVDAWVDGETYIKVAEAANGLGTVYLKPIYDRLQEKVPYDQIRIVVAHLESLAAAAPPA from the coding sequence ATGTCTACTGACGCGATCCTCTCGACCGTAAAGCGTTACTGGGGTTTTTCGGAACTCCGTCCTCTTCAGGACGAGGCGATCCGCGCGGGCCTGGAGCACCAGGATTCACTGGTAGTGATGCCGACCGGGGGAGGCAAATCCCTCTGTTACCAGGTTCCGCCGGAGCTGGCGGGCCGGACGGATATTGTCGTCTCTCCGCTGATTTCCCTGATGAAGGACCAGGTCGACGGTCTTCGGGAATGCGGTTATCCCGCGGCGGCGCTTTACAGCGGCATGCCGTATAGCGCTGTGCGCTCGATCGAAGAGCAGATCGCCGACGGACACTACCGCCTGGTCTTTGTCGCGCCCGAGCGGCTGCTCACTGCACGGTTCCTGCAGCTCATCGAGAATGCCGGAGTGAGGGCATTTGCCATCGATGAAGCGCATTGCATCAGCCACTGGGGGCACGATTTCCGTCCGGAATACCGCCAGCTCTCCGAGCTCAAGAGCCGGTTTCCCCGGGCCAGCATTCACGCTTACACGGCGACGGCGACCGAACGGGTGCGCCAGGACATCGTCAAGCAGCTTCAGTTGCGCGACCCTGCAGTGCTCGTCGGAACGTTCGACAGGCCCAATCTCGTCTATCGCATCATCCAGCGCACGGACGACGAGGTCCAGTTGCGCGAGATCCTCAGCCGGCATTCGGGCGAAGCCGCCATCGTCTACTGCATCAGCCGCAAGGACACCGAAAGAATCGCCGGAAGTCTGGTCGAGAAAGGCGTACGCGCCGTCTTCTATCATGCCGGAATGGATGCAGGCGACCGCCGTCAGGCTCAGGACAAGTTCGCGTCCGAAGACGTCGACGTTGTGGTAGCGACGGTCGCCTTCGGCATGGGCATCGATCGGAGCGATGTTCGCGTGGTCGTCCATGCCGCCATGCCGAAATCGATCGAGCATTACCAACAGGAAACCGGGAGGGCCGGACGCGACGGGCTCGAAGCCGAGTGCGTCCTTCTGTATTCCGCAGCGGACGCGATGCGCTGGGAATCATTGATCGAAAAGGCGGCCGCGAATGCCGAGGCTCCGGAGGACATCATCGAATCTTCCCGGACTTTACTCGATCATATGCGCCGGCTCTGTTCAGGCGTTCAATGCCGGCATCGCCAGCTCTCGGCGTATTTCGGCCAGTCTCTGCCGGACCGCCCGTGCGGCGCCTGCGATGTCTGCCTGAACGAGGTCGAAGGACTTCGCGAAGGCACGGTAACGGCACAGAAGATCCTGTCTTGTGTCGCGCGCACGGGCGAGCGTTTCGGCGCCGAACACATCATCGACGTGCTGCTGGGCGCGGATACCGACCGTATCCGCCGATGGGGTCATCAGCAGGTCAAGACATATGGCCTCATGCAGGGCACCGAGCGGAAGGCTCTGACCAATATTGTTTACCAGCTCGTCGACGGCGGCCTGCTCGAACGAACCCCGGGAGACCGCCCGGTCCTCAAGCTCAACGAAGCGGCCTGGGCTGTCATGCGCGGACAGCGTCCCGTGCAGCTTCTGGAGCCGAAGACGAAAGTTCGAAAGACACGCTTCGACGAGGAGTCCTGGGAAGGCGTCGATCGCGGCCTGTTCGAAACCCTTCGCAAACTCCGCCGCGATATCGCCGACGACCGGGGCGTCCCGCCGTTCGTGCTGTTCAGCGATGCCACCCTTCGAGACCTCGCGCGGCTGCGGCCCGGCTCGGCCAGCGCGCTGCTCCACGTTCGCGGTATCGGCGAGAAGAAAGCCGCGGACCTCGGCGAAAGATTCCTCGGCGCGCTCGGCGAATACTGCAAAAGTCACGGCCTGACGTTAAATAACGACGTTCCCGCGAAGGACGATCGCAAGCGGACAGCTCCCTCCGAACCTCGCAAACCGAATGACGCTAAAGCGATTGCTTTTGAAATGTTCGCCCGCGGTGAAAGCCTCCAGGAAGTGGCTGCCCGCACCGAACGCGCGTCAAGCACCGCCTGCGGCTATCTGGTCGAGTTCATCAAGGCCCGGAAAGTGGAGCGCGTCGATGCCTGGGTCGACGGTGAGACCTATATAAAGGTCGCCGAAGCGGCAAATGGGCTGGGAACGGTCTACCTGAAACCAATCTACGACAGGCTTCAGGAGAAAGTGCCTTACGACCAGATCCGGATCGTCGTCGCTCATCTGGAGAGCCTCGCTGCCGCTGCGCCGCCGGCATGA
- a CDS encoding DUF2283 domain-containing protein, with translation MRVEYDEEADVLTIIVRSGPPVDAIEEPGGLVISYGDDREPVSVEFLRASARGFWKPGQKSIPLEPAPSRR, from the coding sequence ATGCGAGTTGAATACGACGAGGAGGCCGATGTTCTGACTATAATTGTTCGGTCAGGGCCGCCGGTCGACGCGATCGAAGAACCGGGAGGGCTCGTCATTTCCTATGGCGATGATCGGGAACCGGTCAGCGTCGAGTTCCTGCGAGCGTCGGCGCGCGGCTTTTGGAAACCTGGACAGAAAAGCATCCCGTTGGAGCCTGCGCCATCCCGCCGTTGA
- a CDS encoding trehalose-6-phosphate synthase yields the protein MTLYPPMSSQTGLQEIINKRFADHRLVIVSNRQPYAHHLREGRIVTKRAVSGLVTGLEPVAKVCHALWVAHGDGSADRSMSNDRGIVEVPSERPEYLLKRVWLSKEEVAGYYYGFSNEALWPLCHISFVRPIFRAEDMDTYRLVNRKFADAVLEEIRNDKAFIWIQDYHFSLLPQYLKEARPDLVVGQFWHIPWPNPEAFRICSWREEILDGLLANDLLGFQLRYHADNFLATCAREIDSHTDQDRTSVTRKGHRTRVRPFPIGVDFDGMSADVQQPAVAAIAHKLVNELGLEGMTVIAGVDRIDYTKGIPERLLAISRLLEKYPDYKGRFVFVQVGSPSRIHITKYKEMNDEIGHLVEQINWKHSVNGWEPIVFVGRAFDYHEVLALYKLADVLIVSSLHDGMNLVAKEYVAARGDLGGVLLLSQFTGAARELHDAVLINPFDRESFANAIHRALSMRPAEKAARLNTMREYLAETNIFNWASSFVTELTKLQGGAASEAFQAQVSV from the coding sequence ATGACGCTATATCCGCCGATGTCAAGTCAGACCGGCCTTCAGGAAATCATCAATAAACGATTTGCCGATCACCGGCTCGTGATCGTGTCTAACCGGCAACCGTACGCGCATCATTTGCGGGAAGGCCGGATCGTAACGAAACGTGCCGTGAGCGGTTTGGTGACCGGCCTGGAGCCCGTGGCGAAAGTGTGTCACGCCCTATGGGTGGCTCATGGCGACGGCAGCGCCGATCGCAGCATGTCGAATGATCGCGGCATCGTCGAGGTGCCATCCGAGCGTCCCGAATACCTTTTGAAGCGGGTGTGGCTTTCAAAGGAAGAAGTCGCCGGCTACTATTACGGATTTTCCAATGAAGCTCTGTGGCCGCTCTGCCACATCTCGTTTGTGCGGCCCATATTCCGGGCTGAAGACATGGACACCTATCGTCTCGTGAACCGGAAGTTTGCGGACGCCGTTCTTGAGGAGATCCGGAATGACAAAGCCTTTATATGGATTCAGGACTATCACTTCAGCCTGTTACCGCAATATCTGAAGGAGGCCCGGCCGGACCTTGTCGTCGGACAATTCTGGCACATTCCATGGCCGAATCCCGAAGCATTCCGCATATGCAGCTGGCGGGAAGAGATACTCGACGGACTTCTGGCGAACGACCTTCTGGGATTCCAACTGCGCTACCATGCTGATAATTTTCTGGCGACCTGCGCCAGAGAGATTGATTCGCACACCGACCAGGACCGGACCAGCGTCACCCGTAAGGGCCACCGGACACGAGTGCGTCCATTTCCGATTGGTGTCGACTTCGACGGTATGTCTGCGGATGTCCAGCAGCCGGCCGTCGCGGCCATTGCCCATAAATTGGTGAATGAGCTTGGTTTGGAAGGCATGACTGTCATCGCTGGCGTCGACCGGATCGATTACACCAAAGGTATCCCCGAGCGGCTGCTCGCCATCTCGCGGCTGCTCGAGAAATATCCCGACTACAAAGGGCGATTTGTGTTCGTTCAAGTGGGTTCTCCGTCGCGGATACACATCACGAAATATAAGGAAATGAATGACGAGATCGGGCATCTCGTCGAGCAGATCAACTGGAAGCATTCCGTCAATGGCTGGGAACCTATCGTCTTCGTCGGCAGGGCATTCGATTACCACGAAGTGCTGGCGCTGTACAAATTAGCGGATGTGCTCATCGTCTCGTCGCTGCATGATGGAATGAACCTCGTCGCGAAGGAATACGTGGCGGCTCGCGGCGACTTAGGGGGAGTGCTGCTCCTGAGTCAGTTTACCGGAGCGGCAAGGGAACTCCATGATGCGGTGTTGATCAATCCGTTCGATCGCGAAAGTTTCGCAAACGCCATTCATCGGGCTCTTTCGATGCGCCCCGCCGAGAAAGCCGCCAGACTCAATACAATGCGAGAGTACCTCGCCGAAACCAACATATTCAATTGGGCCAGCTCATTCGTGACCGAATTGACAAAACTTCAAGGAGGAGCAGCGAGTGAAGCATTCCAAGCCCAAGTATCTGTTTAA
- the otsB gene encoding trehalose-phosphatase — MKHSKPKYLFNNLDEVRSQLAHRERIGIFLDLDGTLAHITRTPKMTRLKPQARRAIAALTRESRYLVSVVSGRSLNDLRSIVKDVNLVYAGNHGLEISGLGLEFVHEGAKDCIHLVQDVCVRLQSRLRPIPGVLVEFKGLTASVHFRLAPVALVDRVRAAVSEEIAAAGDTLHMTEGKRVLELRPAQAWNKGHAVRWIIEQLGCDASAALYVGDDTTDEDAFKVLPHSVTIKVGMDDPSSKARYYVKSPDGVLTFLQHLPGMITRDLPALAERAAYGLR, encoded by the coding sequence GTGAAGCATTCCAAGCCCAAGTATCTGTTTAATAATCTTGATGAAGTCCGCAGCCAGCTGGCGCACAGGGAAAGGATCGGAATATTCCTGGATCTCGATGGAACGCTGGCCCATATCACCAGGACGCCTAAGATGACGCGGCTCAAACCGCAGGCGCGGCGTGCCATTGCAGCCCTGACGCGGGAATCGCGATACCTGGTTTCCGTTGTCAGCGGCAGGAGCCTCAACGATCTGAGAAGTATCGTGAAGGATGTGAACCTCGTCTACGCCGGCAATCACGGACTGGAGATCTCGGGGCTGGGCCTGGAGTTCGTACATGAAGGTGCCAAAGACTGTATTCACCTCGTTCAAGATGTGTGCGTGCGATTACAATCGCGTCTGCGGCCCATTCCGGGGGTGCTGGTCGAATTCAAGGGATTGACCGCCAGCGTCCATTTTCGATTGGCACCCGTTGCTTTGGTCGATCGCGTGCGCGCCGCTGTGAGCGAAGAAATCGCTGCCGCAGGCGATACGCTTCATATGACCGAGGGCAAGCGGGTTTTGGAATTGAGGCCGGCGCAAGCGTGGAACAAGGGGCATGCAGTCCGTTGGATTATCGAGCAACTGGGTTGCGATGCGTCAGCCGCCCTCTACGTGGGCGACGACACAACGGATGAAGACGCTTTTAAGGTGTTGCCGCACAGCGTAACGATCAAAGTAGGAATGGATGACCCCTCGTCCAAGGCTCGGTACTATGTCAAAAGTCCGGATGGCGTCCTGACATTCCTACAGCACCTGCCAGGGATGATCACGAGAGATCTTCCTGCCCTGGCGGAGCGTGCCGCGTACGGTCTGCGTTAG